The Pan troglodytes isolate AG18354 chromosome 1, NHGRI_mPanTro3-v2.0_pri, whole genome shotgun sequence genome includes a region encoding these proteins:
- the HSD17B7 gene encoding 3-keto-steroid reductase/17-beta-hydroxysteroid dehydrogenase 7 isoform X2: MRKVVLITGASSGIGLALCKRLLAEDDELHLCLACRNMSKAEAVCAALLASHPTAEVTIVQVDVSNLQSVFRASKELKQRFQRLDCIYLNAGIMPNPQLNIKALFFGLFSS; encoded by the exons TGCGAAAGGTGGTTTTGATCACCGGGGCTAGCAG TGGCATTGGCCTGGCCCTCTGCAAGCGGCTGCTGGCGGAAGATGATGAGCTTCATCTGTGTTTGGCGTGCAGGAACATGAGCAAGGCAGAAGCTGTCTGTGCTGCTCTGCTGGCCTCTCACCCCACTGCTGAGGTCACCATTGTCCAGGTGGATGTCAGCAACCTGCAGTCGGTCTTCCGGGCCtccaaggaacttaagcaaag GTTTCAGAGATTAGACTGTATATATCTAAATGCTGGGATCATGCCTAATCCACAACTAAATATCAAAGCACTTTTCTTTGGCCTCTTTTCAAG